A single region of the Candidatus Poribacteria bacterium genome encodes:
- a CDS encoding cupin domain-containing protein, translating to MPFFLIDEQPEKQVFDGASIRTLHGEKVMMSFVNLQPHSVVAEHSHPHEQMGMVLEGTFELSIDGDARILKKGDAYLIPSNVTHSARAFEEPAVALDIFSPPREDYK from the coding sequence ATGCCCTTTTTTCTCATTGATGAGCAGCCGGAAAAGCAAGTGTTCGATGGCGCAAGTATTCGGACGCTTCACGGTGAAAAAGTAATGATGTCCTTTGTCAATTTGCAACCGCATAGTGTCGTTGCTGAGCACAGTCATCCACATGAACAGATGGGAATGGTCCTCGAGGGGACCTTTGAACTGTCCATTGATGGCGACGCTCGGATACTCAAAAAGGGGGACGCTTACCTTATCCCTTCCAACGTGACGCACAGCGCGAGGGCGTTTGAAGAGCCCGCTGTTGCGCTTGACATCTTTAGTCCGCCACGAGAAGACTACAAATAA